The following are encoded together in the Timaviella obliquedivisa GSE-PSE-MK23-08B genome:
- the sufB gene encoding Fe-S cluster assembly protein SufB translates to MTTTTVKSLVNQPYKYGFVTDIESESIPAGLSEDVVRLISAKKEEPEFMLEFRLKAYRQWLKMTEPNWAEVGYPAIDYQKIVYYSAPKKKEKLGSLDEVDPTLLETFEKLGISLSEQKRLSNVAVDAIFDSVSVATTFKDKLAEQGVIFCSISEALQKHPDLVQKYLGSVVPAGDNFFAALNAAVFSDGSFVYIPKNTKCPMELSTYFRINNGDSGQFERTLIVAEEGSSVSYLEGCTAPMFDTNQLHAAVVELVALDNADIKYSTVQNWYAGDENGKGGIYNFVTKRGLCQGVNSKISWTQVETGSAITWKYPSCVLVGDRSVGEFYSVALTNHRQQADTGTKMIHVGKNTRSTIISKGISAGRSENSYRGLVKMGPKAAGARNYSQCDSMLIGDNAGANTFPYIQVQNNTAKVEHEASTSKIGEDQLFYFSQRGISSEDAISMMISGFCKDVFNQLPMEFAVEADRLLSLKLEGSVG, encoded by the coding sequence ATGACCACGACCACGGTTAAGTCCCTTGTCAATCAGCCTTATAAGTATGGTTTTGTCACCGATATTGAATCTGAATCGATTCCTGCTGGGTTAAGCGAGGATGTCGTTCGGCTGATTTCGGCTAAGAAAGAAGAGCCGGAATTCATGTTGGAGTTTCGCCTGAAGGCTTATCGGCAGTGGTTGAAGATGACTGAGCCGAATTGGGCTGAAGTAGGGTATCCGGCGATCGACTATCAAAAAATTGTTTATTACTCCGCTCCCAAAAAGAAAGAGAAGCTTGGCAGCCTGGATGAAGTTGACCCAACCTTGCTAGAAACGTTTGAGAAGTTAGGAATTTCTCTTTCTGAGCAGAAGCGTCTTTCTAACGTCGCAGTCGATGCCATCTTTGACAGCGTTTCTGTGGCAACTACGTTCAAAGACAAGTTAGCAGAACAGGGCGTGATTTTCTGCTCCATCTCCGAAGCGCTCCAAAAGCATCCTGACCTAGTGCAGAAGTATCTGGGTAGCGTTGTGCCAGCGGGTGACAACTTCTTTGCGGCGCTGAATGCGGCGGTGTTCAGCGATGGCTCTTTCGTTTACATTCCCAAGAACACGAAGTGTCCAATGGAGCTATCTACCTATTTCCGCATCAACAACGGCGATTCGGGGCAGTTCGAGCGGACATTGATTGTGGCTGAAGAAGGAAGTTCGGTCAGCTACCTCGAAGGTTGCACTGCGCCCATGTTTGACACCAATCAGCTTCATGCGGCGGTGGTTGAACTGGTGGCGTTGGACAATGCTGATATCAAATACTCCACAGTGCAAAACTGGTACGCGGGCGACGAAAACGGCAAAGGTGGTATTTATAACTTTGTGACCAAGCGGGGTTTGTGCCAAGGCGTAAATTCCAAGATTTCTTGGACGCAGGTGGAAACAGGTTCGGCGATTACCTGGAAGTATCCTAGCTGTGTGTTGGTGGGCGATCGCTCAGTCGGTGAATTTTATTCAGTAGCGCTGACCAATCACCGTCAGCAGGCAGACACCGGCACCAAAATGATTCACGTTGGCAAGAATACGCGCAGCACGATTATTTCTAAGGGAATTTCGGCGGGACGTTCTGAAAATAGCTATCGGGGTTTGGTGAAAATGGGCCCCAAAGCGGCAGGTGCCCGCAACTATTCTCAGTGTGACTCCATGCTGATTGGCGATAACGCTGGAGCCAATACCTTCCCATATATCCAGGTGCAGAATAATACTGCCAAGGTAGAACACGAAGCCTCGACCTCCAAAATTGGAGAAGACCAACTGTTTTACTTTAGCCAGCGGGGAATTTCTTCTGAAGACGCAATTTCGATGATGATTAGCGGCTTTTGTAAGGATGTGTTTAACCAGTTGCCAATGGAATTTGCAGTGGAAGCCGATCGCCTTTTAAGCCTGAAGCTAGAAGGTAGTGTGGGCTAA
- the sufD gene encoding Fe-S cluster assembly protein SufD, producing the protein MSIQASVIPDLEIASTASEKRSACLSNLLKLRSPFLTVASPWLQSIRESAATQVQALAIPSTRDEEWRFTDLSALMSSQFLSSTSNPLSVDLNEIKSLLIPEATHRLVFVNGVYNSGLSQVNDLPSGLFVGSLSEALKVEAVYTALQAHFGQQPGSEDVFTLLNTASFSDTAVLWVEKNQEIAAPVQLLFLSLDGAELTISHPRCLIVAEKSSSLTVVEDYASLGLKSNLCNAVTEVWVDENAQVEHTRIQRECHAAYHIGKTVVSQARSSRYTCNAVSTGAKLSRHNLEIYQTGEQTETTLNGLTMIAGEQVGDMHSAIALTAPHGTTHQLHKCIVNDRAHAIFNGKVFVPKAAQMTNAGQLNRNLLLSPKARVDTKPQLEIVADNVKCTHGATVSQLEDDEVFYLQSRGIDAESAQKLLVYAFAFEIISKIPIASLQEDLAQWARRPLRYLRSSTPLEQT; encoded by the coding sequence ATGAGTATTCAAGCTTCGGTGATTCCTGATTTAGAAATAGCTAGCACGGCATCTGAAAAGCGATCGGCTTGCCTATCAAATTTGTTGAAGCTGCGATCGCCGTTCTTGACAGTCGCTTCACCCTGGCTACAATCCATTCGTGAGTCAGCAGCAACTCAAGTTCAAGCACTCGCTATTCCTTCTACTCGTGATGAAGAGTGGCGCTTTACTGATCTCTCTGCGCTAATGTCATCTCAATTTTTGAGCAGTACCTCTAATCCGCTTTCAGTGGATTTGAATGAAATTAAATCTCTCCTCATTCCAGAAGCAACGCATCGTTTAGTGTTCGTTAATGGTGTTTATAATTCTGGGCTTTCCCAGGTCAATGATTTACCTTCAGGATTGTTTGTTGGAAGTTTAAGCGAAGCTTTAAAGGTGGAAGCGGTCTACACTGCTCTTCAAGCTCATTTTGGGCAGCAGCCAGGAAGCGAGGATGTTTTTACCCTTCTCAATACCGCTAGTTTTAGCGATACTGCTGTGCTTTGGGTTGAGAAAAACCAAGAAATAGCGGCTCCTGTACAATTATTATTTCTCTCTTTAGATGGCGCTGAACTGACTATTTCTCATCCTCGTTGTTTGATTGTTGCAGAGAAAAGTAGTAGCCTGACTGTTGTTGAAGATTACGCTTCACTGGGTCTTAAAAGTAATTTGTGTAATGCGGTCACTGAGGTTTGGGTGGACGAAAATGCTCAAGTTGAGCATACTCGGATTCAGCGCGAATGTCATGCCGCATACCACATTGGTAAGACAGTAGTTTCCCAGGCAAGATCCTCTCGATACACTTGTAATGCGGTCAGCACTGGCGCAAAATTATCGCGGCATAACCTAGAGATTTACCAAACGGGTGAACAGACTGAGACAACGCTCAATGGATTAACAATGATTGCGGGCGAACAAGTGGGAGATATGCATAGCGCGATCGCCCTTACTGCTCCCCATGGTACTACTCATCAACTGCACAAATGCATTGTGAACGATCGGGCACACGCTATTTTTAACGGCAAAGTGTTCGTTCCTAAAGCTGCCCAAATGACCAATGCCGGACAGCTTAACCGTAACTTGCTGTTATCGCCCAAAGCCAGGGTTGATACCAAGCCCCAGCTTGAAATTGTCGCCGATAATGTGAAGTGTACGCACGGCGCAACGGTCAGTCAACTTGAAGATGACGAGGTGTTTTATCTGCAAAGTCGCGGGATTGATGCAGAAAGTGCGCAGAAGCTCTTGGTTTATGCGTTTGCGTTTGAAATTATTAGCAAGATTCCGATCGCCTCTCTCCAAGAAGACCTGGCGCAATGGGCAAGGCGACCCTTGCGGTATCTGCGAAGCAGCACGCCCCTCGAACAGACTTAG
- the sufR gene encoding iron-sulfur cluster biosynthesis transcriptional regulator SufR: MTATQQPTKQDILNHLLRQGETTAQALSDSLGISPQAIRRHLKNLEEEGLIEHQSVAVGMGRPNYAYKLSREGRDRLPDRYDDFALDLLDTLAETVGKDQVSNLLRKQWVRKALEYRQRLGSGSLQERVANLVEIRKTEGYMAEWHSTADAIDSFVITEYNCAISQIVESFPSVCGNELEMFELALQDCKVERTHWLAGGEHRCGYLVQPK, translated from the coding sequence ATGACAGCCACACAGCAGCCGACTAAGCAAGATATTCTGAATCATCTATTAAGGCAGGGCGAGACGACGGCTCAGGCGCTATCGGACAGTTTGGGCATTAGTCCGCAAGCAATTCGTCGGCACTTAAAGAATCTTGAAGAGGAAGGGCTGATTGAGCATCAATCGGTGGCGGTGGGCATGGGTCGTCCTAACTATGCTTACAAGTTAAGCCGAGAAGGGCGCGATCGCCTGCCCGATCGCTACGACGACTTCGCCCTCGATTTGCTCGACACCTTGGCAGAAACCGTTGGCAAGGATCAAGTTAGCAATCTCCTGCGTAAACAGTGGGTGCGCAAAGCCCTAGAATATCGGCAGCGGTTGGGCAGCGGCTCTTTGCAAGAACGAGTGGCAAACTTGGTCGAAATCCGCAAAACCGAAGGCTATATGGCAGAATGGCACTCTACTGCCGATGCGATCGATTCCTTTGTGATTACGGAATACAACTGTGCAATTTCCCAAATTGTTGAATCTTTTCCTAGTGTTTGTGGCAACGAGCTAGAAATGTTTGAGTTGGCGCTCCAAGACTGTAAAGTTGAGCGGACTCACTGGCTGGCGGGAGGCGAACATCGGTGTGGATATTTGGTGCAGCCGAAGTAA
- the tpiA gene encoding triose-phosphate isomerase — protein sequence MRKVIIAGNWKMYKTQAEALEFLQGFLDQVSETPEDREVVLCVPFTILSTLSRNLHGSRIQVGAQNVHWEPAGAYTGEISAPMLTELNVRYVVVGHSERRQYFGETDATVNLRLKAAQQYGLTPILCVGETKQQRDAGQAEVVIANQLEKDLVEVDQQKLVIAYEPIWAIGTGDTCEAGEANRIISLIRSKLSNPQVTIQYGGSVKPNNVDEIMAQPEIDGALVGGASLEPQDFSRIVNYQQRF from the coding sequence GTGCGCAAGGTTATTATTGCTGGCAATTGGAAAATGTATAAAACTCAAGCAGAAGCACTAGAGTTTTTGCAAGGTTTTTTAGATCAAGTTTCAGAAACGCCCGAAGATCGGGAAGTGGTATTATGCGTGCCGTTTACAATTTTGAGCACGCTATCTCGAAATCTGCATGGCTCTCGCATTCAGGTGGGGGCACAGAATGTTCATTGGGAACCCGCAGGGGCATATACGGGCGAAATTTCTGCACCCATGCTGACTGAACTCAACGTGCGTTATGTCGTGGTTGGGCATAGTGAACGACGGCAATATTTTGGTGAAACCGATGCGACGGTAAATCTACGATTGAAGGCAGCCCAACAGTACGGTTTAACCCCCATTCTTTGCGTCGGCGAAACTAAGCAACAGAGGGATGCAGGGCAGGCAGAAGTAGTCATTGCGAATCAGTTAGAAAAAGATTTAGTAGAGGTGGATCAGCAGAAGTTAGTGATTGCCTATGAGCCGATCTGGGCGATCGGGACGGGTGACACTTGTGAAGCCGGTGAAGCAAATCGGATTATCAGCCTGATTCGCAGCAAGCTCAGCAATCCGCAGGTCACGATTCAGTATGGTGGGTCGGTGAAGCCAAACAATGTAGATGAGATTATGGCACAACCCGAAATTGATGGGGCGTTAGTCGGTGGAGCCAGTTTAGAGCCTCAAGATTTTTCTCGAATTGTGAACTATCAACAACGCTTCTAG
- the sufC gene encoding Fe-S cluster assembly ATPase SufC: MIVENSEVILLVKNLTASVDGTPILKGLNLEIKAGEIHAIMGPNGSGKSTFSKVLAGHPAYEVTGGEVLYQGQNLFDMEPEVRSRSGLFLAFQYPLEIPGVSNVDFLRVAYNSKRKHDGLEELDAFDFDDLVQQKLEVVKMKPEFLSRSVNEGFSGGEKKRNEILQMAMLEPKLAILDETDSGLDIDALRIVAGGVNQLSQPDNATLLITHYQRLLDYIVPDFVHVMEGGRILTTGGKELAFELEERGYEWVREDEVAEVSAR, translated from the coding sequence ATGATTGTTGAGAACAGCGAAGTTATTTTATTGGTCAAAAATTTGACTGCGAGCGTTGATGGCACGCCCATTTTGAAAGGGTTAAACCTGGAGATTAAGGCGGGCGAAATTCATGCCATTATGGGCCCTAATGGTTCTGGGAAAAGCACTTTTTCTAAAGTATTGGCAGGACATCCGGCATACGAAGTGACGGGCGGTGAGGTGCTGTACCAAGGGCAAAACTTGTTTGATATGGAGCCGGAAGTGCGATCGCGCTCTGGTCTCTTTCTGGCGTTTCAGTACCCGCTAGAAATTCCAGGCGTGAGTAATGTAGATTTCTTGCGAGTCGCATACAACTCTAAGCGCAAGCATGATGGATTAGAAGAGCTAGATGCCTTCGACTTTGATGACTTGGTGCAGCAGAAGTTAGAAGTCGTGAAAATGAAGCCGGAATTCCTCAGCCGCAGCGTTAACGAGGGCTTTTCGGGCGGCGAAAAGAAGCGCAACGAAATCCTGCAAATGGCAATGCTGGAGCCAAAGCTTGCAATTTTAGATGAAACCGATTCAGGCTTAGATATCGATGCCCTCAGAATTGTAGCTGGCGGGGTCAATCAACTTTCTCAACCCGATAATGCAACGCTATTAATTACTCACTATCAACGCTTGCTAGATTATATCGTGCCAGATTTTGTGCATGTCATGGAAGGAGGGCGGATTCTAACTACGGGCGGCAAAGAGTTGGCGTTTGAGTTAGAAGAACGGGGCTATGAATGGGTGCGGGAAGACGAAGTCGCGGAGGTATCGGCGCGATGA
- a CDS encoding histone deacetylase: MISIIYSDQFLAHQTGAYHPESPGRLTAITQALRAAPWADQLDWRSPAPIDQQGDRLMDAIHAVHPSRYVEAVREVAKAGGGHIDPDTPVSAASYDVALLAVSAWLDGVDRVLETGEPAFALTRPPGHHALPTKGMGFCIFSNAAIAAYYALKQPGVTRVAILDWDVHHGNGTQAIVEKNPQIIFCSLHEFPQYPGTGTTEERGKFDNVLNFPMQAGSTLADYQPLFAEKILPFLQQFQPDLLIVSAGYDANQADPLASISLRSEDYGVLTHDCLQVTQRVLFGLEGGYDFTALAQSVVATVKATLKQH, from the coding sequence ATGATTTCCATCATTTACTCTGACCAGTTTCTAGCGCATCAAACAGGTGCTTACCACCCTGAAAGTCCGGGGCGATTGACGGCAATTACCCAAGCCCTTCGCGCTGCACCTTGGGCAGATCAACTGGACTGGCGATCGCCCGCGCCCATCGACCAACAGGGCGATCGTTTGATGGATGCAATTCATGCAGTTCATCCTAGTCGCTATGTCGAAGCCGTTCGGGAGGTTGCCAAGGCTGGTGGGGGGCATATCGATCCAGATACGCCTGTTTCTGCTGCTAGCTATGATGTGGCGTTGCTAGCAGTGAGCGCCTGGCTGGATGGAGTCGATCGCGTTTTAGAAACGGGTGAGCCTGCCTTTGCACTAACCCGACCGCCAGGGCATCATGCGTTACCCACAAAAGGCATGGGCTTCTGTATTTTTTCCAATGCAGCGATCGCGGCTTATTACGCCTTGAAGCAACCCGGAGTTACACGAGTCGCAATTTTAGATTGGGATGTACACCATGGGAATGGCACCCAGGCGATCGTGGAGAAAAATCCCCAGATTATTTTTTGCTCCTTACACGAGTTTCCCCAATATCCGGGCACAGGCACTACTGAAGAGCGCGGCAAATTTGATAACGTCTTAAATTTTCCCATGCAGGCAGGCAGCACGTTAGCGGACTATCAACCGCTGTTTGCAGAAAAAATCCTGCCGTTTCTCCAACAATTTCAGCCCGACCTGCTGATCGTAAGCGCTGGATACGATGCCAATCAGGCTGATCCCCTTGCCTCAATTTCATTACGCTCCGAGGATTATGGCGTGTTAACTCACGACTGCTTACAGGTCACTCAGCGAGTGCTTTTTGGGCTAGAAGGAGGCTACGATTTCACAGCTTTGGCTCAGTCGGTAGTGGCTACAGTCAAGGCAACCTTAAAGCAACACTAA
- a CDS encoding ferredoxin--nitrite reductase, translated as MNPNPSQGSDKSLEAMRHFSETYAQRTGTYFCVDPSVTAVVIEGLAKHKDDLGAPLCPCRHYEDKQAEASAAYWNCPCVPMRERKECHCMLFLTPDNDFAGEQQHITFDDIRAVTNQT; from the coding sequence ATGAACCCAAACCCCAGTCAAGGTAGCGACAAAAGCCTGGAAGCCATGCGGCATTTTTCTGAAACCTATGCTCAGCGCACAGGCACCTACTTTTGTGTTGATCCTAGTGTGACGGCTGTCGTGATTGAAGGTCTTGCTAAACATAAAGATGACCTTGGCGCGCCTCTTTGTCCTTGTCGCCACTATGAAGATAAACAGGCGGAAGCCTCTGCTGCCTACTGGAACTGTCCCTGCGTCCCCATGCGTGAGCGCAAAGAGTGTCACTGTATGCTGTTCCTCACTCCTGACAACGATTTTGCAGGCGAACAACAGCACATTACCTTCGATGATATTCGCGCGGTCACCAATCAAACCTAG